The following coding sequences are from one Triticum aestivum cultivar Chinese Spring chromosome 5A, IWGSC CS RefSeq v2.1, whole genome shotgun sequence window:
- the LOC123103676 gene encoding probable xyloglucan endotransglucosylase/hydrolase protein 27 translates to MASSSSCPPPSPRLAHLLPVLVAAVVLLGRGGEARQPAPLHGVVRSMAFDEGYTQLFGSGNLALRREGKRVHLALDESTGSGFASQDLFLHGFFSAAVKLPADYAAGVVVAFYLSNADAYEKTHDELDFEFLGNVRGRDWRVQTNVYGNGSTGAGREERYDLPFDPTDDFHHYSILWTQHRIIFYVDETPIREVVRTEAMGAAFPSKPMSLYATIWDGSAWATLGGRYRANYKYAPFVAQFGDLVLEGCPVNPIDHSATAACGTPWYEPVAAALSAEQRAAMSAFRRGQMSYSYCHDRRRYPVALSECDTAALPRLFGPDGMKYGGDRRHRRGGRGHRSDVVM, encoded by the exons ATGGCGTCCAGCTCATCGTGTCCTCCTCCGTCGCCGCGGCTCGCCCACCTCCTCCCCGTCCTCGTCGCCGCGGTCGTCCTGCTCGGCCGCGGCGGCGAGGCCAGGCAGCCGGCGCCGCTCCACGGCGTCGTGCGGTCCATGGCCTTTGACGAGGGCTACACCCAGCTCTTCGGCAGTGGCAACCTCGCCCTCCGCCGCGAGGGCAAGCGCGTCCACCTCGCCCTCGACGAGTCCACCG GCTCCGGGTTCGCCTCCCAGGACCTGTTCCTCCACGGCTTCTTCAGCGCCGCCGTGAAGCTCCCTGCCGACTATGCCGCCGGCGTCGTCGTTGCATTCTAC CTGTCGAACGCCGACGCGTACGAGAAGACCCACGACGAGCTGGACTTCGAGTTCCTGGGCAACGTGCGCGGGCGCGACTGGCGGGTGCAGACCAACGTGTACGGCAACGGCAGCACCGGCGCCGGCCGGGAGGAGCGCTACGACCTCCCCTTCGACCCCACGGACGACTTCCACCACTACTCCATCCTCTGGACCCAACACCGCATCAT ATTCTACGTGGATGAGACCCCGATCAGGGAGGTGGTGAGGACGGAGGCCATGGGCGCGGCGTTCCCCTCCAAGCCCATGTCCCTCTACGCCACCATCTGGGACGGCTCCGCCTGGGCCACCCTCGGCGGCCGCTACAGGGCCAACTACAAGTACGCGCCGTTCGTCGCCCAGTTCGGCGACCTCGTCCTCGAGGGCTGCCCCGTCAACCCCATCGATCACTCCGCGACGGCAGCGTGCGGCACGCCCTGGTACGAGCCTGTCGCCGCCGCCTTGTCCGCCGAGCAGCGCGCGGCGATGTCGGCTTTCAGGCGCGGCCAGATGTCCTACTCCTACTGCCACGACCGCCGCCGGTACCCGGTCGCCCTGTCAGAGTGCGACACCGCCGCACTCCCGCGCTTGTTCGGCCCGGACGGTATGAAGTACGGCGGCGACCGCCGGCACCGCCGCGGAGGGCGCGGCCACCGCTCCGACGTCGTCATGTGA